The Pseudomonas triclosanedens genome has a window encoding:
- a CDS encoding zonular occludens toxin domain-containing protein, with product MSIKIHHGPNGSYKTSGAIQDDAVPALKEGRVIITNVRGFTLERAYTVFPDLPNTAEIINLDLESLADLERMRTWFQWAPRGAFLIFDETQLLFPKSWREKDLEKFDFPGGPEAAHEADRPMGWLDAWTRHRHFNWDIVLTTPNISYIRDDIRMTCEMAYRHSNLAVIGIPGRYKEAQHDAQLNRPPADGTIIEYKRIRKQTFALYQSTATGKTQDTKAGKSLLRSPKLVLLLALLAGSVGYVIVNWPGSLFRPEPAAATAEPVPVADAPTEQGPAVAPAARPAATGLLPAGFLPAGATGATADLSAHPFADRRISILAHAYRPSRGDLYLLALDDPEGRHLELTSWQLIGSGYHVTAKGECVAELAYERWKQTVTCGGKQALNLASTIPTALPNAPLTAPASAPPAAPGALTIVPDTEYASRPWRNAK from the coding sequence ATGTCCATCAAGATTCACCACGGCCCCAACGGCTCGTACAAAACCTCCGGCGCCATACAGGACGATGCCGTCCCGGCCCTCAAGGAAGGCCGCGTCATCATCACCAACGTGCGCGGCTTCACCCTGGAGCGGGCCTATACGGTCTTCCCGGACCTGCCCAACACCGCCGAAATCATCAACCTCGATCTCGAATCGCTGGCCGACCTCGAACGCATGCGCACCTGGTTCCAGTGGGCACCGCGGGGCGCGTTCCTGATCTTCGATGAGACCCAACTGCTGTTTCCCAAGTCCTGGCGCGAGAAGGACCTGGAGAAGTTCGACTTCCCTGGCGGTCCCGAGGCCGCCCATGAGGCGGACAGACCGATGGGCTGGCTGGATGCCTGGACCCGCCACCGGCATTTCAACTGGGACATCGTCCTCACCACCCCCAACATCAGCTACATCCGCGACGACATCCGCATGACCTGCGAGATGGCCTACCGGCATTCCAACCTCGCCGTGATCGGCATCCCGGGTCGCTACAAGGAGGCCCAGCATGACGCCCAGCTCAACCGGCCACCCGCCGATGGCACCATCATCGAATACAAGCGAATCCGAAAGCAGACCTTCGCCCTCTACCAGTCCACCGCCACCGGCAAGACCCAGGACACCAAGGCCGGCAAAAGCCTGCTCCGGTCGCCTAAGCTGGTTCTTCTACTGGCACTGCTGGCCGGCTCTGTTGGCTATGTCATCGTTAATTGGCCTGGCAGCCTCTTCCGCCCTGAGCCTGCTGCGGCCACTGCCGAGCCTGTGCCTGTTGCTGATGCGCCCACTGAGCAAGGCCCTGCTGTGGCTCCTGCGGCGCGTCCTGCTGCGACTGGGCTTCTTCCTGCTGGTTTTCTACCTGCTGGGGCAACTGGTGCGACTGCTGACCTGAGCGCCCATCCCTTTGCTGATCGGCGCATCAGCATCCTCGCCCACGCCTATCGCCCCTCCAGGGGCGACCTCTACCTGCTCGCCCTGGATGACCCCGAAGGCCGCCACCTGGAACTGACCAGTTGGCAACTGATCGGCTCCGGCTACCACGTCACCGCCAAGGGCGAATGCGTGGCCGAACTGGCCTACGAAAGGTGGAAGCAGACCGTCACCTGTGGCGGCAAACAGGCCCTGAACCTGGCCAGCACGATACCGACCGCACTACCGAACGCACCCCTCACCGCGCCTGCCAGCGCCCCGCCCGCAGCACCTGGCGCGCTGACCATCGTGCCCGATACCGAATACGCCTCACGCCCCTGGAGGAACGCCAAATGA